One Manduca sexta isolate Smith_Timp_Sample1 chromosome 26, JHU_Msex_v1.0, whole genome shotgun sequence genomic region harbors:
- the LOC115441113 gene encoding tissue inhibitor of metalloproteinase, translated as MLTRWLALALVAASCHVADACSCSLDHPQSHYCNSDFVIVGRVQKTYRGRDFYHAYKVKIRNIFKATPKAALALKSGRLLTPSQDSLCGVSLQPRETYVITGHVSRLEAHIHLCDYIAKWREVTPRQRKGFRLLYKQGCTCKVHMTRRRTKSPNTCVTNYDECYERHGVCLHDRERRCRWTRAPALTRCLQSQQFNSTMTMT; from the exons ATGCTGACAAGGTGGCTTGCGCTGGCATTAGTGGCAGCGAGCTGTCACGTCGCCGATGCCTGCTCGTGTTCACTCGACCATCCACAGTCGCACTATTGCAACAGTGATTTCG TAATCGTTGGCAGAGTACAGAAAACATACCGTGGCCGAGATTTTTACCACGCTTACAAAGTCAAAATTCGGAATATTTTCaaa GCTACACCAAAAGCGGCATTGGCTCTTAAATCTGGACGCTTACTAACACCATCGCAAGATTCCTTGTGTGGAGTCAGCTTACAACCGAGAGAGACCTATGTTATTACAG GACATGTGTCACGTTTAGAGGCTCACATCCATCTCTGTGACTACATCGCTAAATGGCGCGAGGTGACGCCGCGACAGCGGAAAGGATTCAGACTTCTTTACAAACAGGGCTGCACTTGTAAg GTTCATATGACACGGCGGCGCACCAAATCGCCCAACACGTGCGTGACGAACTACGACGAATGCTACGAGCGACACGGCGTCTGCCTGCACGACCGCGAGCGGCGCTGCCGCTGGACTAG GGCACCGGCGCTCACGAGATGTCTGCAATCGCAACAATTCAACAGTACGATGACGATGACTTGA
- the LOC115441064 gene encoding synapsin-like, which yields MGSLRSPYMYDVIPPAVKVIFITNGILACVGFVPPARVPAVWRCAARSSVEALRRFSSGDLQSECDEGEVDPYTGRPATTSQPKSQNQRPASQGGSIGSASGPPPAPSAAAAGGDLSLNLRGGSRGTSAPSSPAKSRESLLQRVQSLTGAARDQGANLLGSVTSVASVGRGYNRDRCVTLLVVDDQNTDWSKYFRGRRLPGEWDIRVEQAEFKTCEYMMESSNNNIRWLLQTKV from the exons ATGGGCTCGTTACGCTCGCCTTACATGTATGATGTTATTCCACCAGCAGTGAAGGTAATTTTCATAACCAATGGAATTCTTG CGTGTGTCGGTTTTGTCCCTCCTGCGCGTGTCCCTGCGGTGTGGCGGTGCGCGGCGCGTAGCTCAGTGGAGGCGTTGCGCAGATTCAGCTCGGGGGACCTGCAGTCCGAGTGCGATGAGGGCGAGGTGGACCCCTACACCGGCCGCCCGGCCACCACCAGCCAGCCCAAGTCGCAGAATCAGAGGCCGGCCTCCCAGG GCGGCAGCATAGGCAGCGCGTCCGGTCCTCCGCCCGCGCCGTCCGCTGCCGCGGCTGGCGGAGACCTGTCGCTGAACCTGCGAGGCGGCTCGCGAGGCACCTCCGCACCATCCTCGCCGGCCAAGTCCCGAGAGTCGCTGCTGCAACGCGTACAGTCTCTCACCGGCGCGGCTAGAGATCAAGGCGCCAACTTGCTAG GGAGCGTAACATCAGTGGCGTCGGTCGGACGCGGGTACAACCGTGACCGCTGCGTCACTTTACTGGTGGTGGACGATCAGAACACCGACTGGTCCAAGTACTTCCGAGGACGTCGGCTGCCGGGCGAGTGGGACATCCGCGTTGAGCAAGCAGAGTTTAAG ACCTGTGAATACATGATGGAATCGAGTAATAATAACATAAGATGGCTTCTGCAAACTAAAGTATAA